The Anabaena sphaerica FACHB-251 genome includes a window with the following:
- the metG gene encoding methionine--tRNA ligase yields the protein MNLVNKTSKTFALTTPLYYVNDVPHIGSAYTTMAADVVARFQRLLGNQVLLITGTDEHGQKIQRSAASLGKPPQEFCDQIVPSFINLWQVLNIQYDRFSRTTALNHHAIVKEFFQRVWENGDIYQGQQKGWYCVSCEEFKEERELLDGKRCPIHTTKEVEWRDEQNYFFRLSKYQSQLEEFYQCRADFIQPASRRNEVLNFVSQGLQDFSISRVNLDWGFPVPVDPKHTLYVWFDALLGYVTALLEPDAEATLANALEKWWPINLHLIGKDILRFHAVYWPAMLMSAGLPLPERVFGHGFLTKDGQKMGKTLGNTLDPISLVERYGSDAVRYYFLKEIEFGKDGDFNEIRFINVLNADLANDLGNLLNRTLNMVKKYCAGKVPSIDPEVIPAENALKAIGLGLGEKVKQAYTALAFNEACLTVLSLVQASNKFIDEQAPWSLYKQGKQEEVEAVLYTVLESVRLAAYLLSPIIPNISSDIYQQLGWGINFNDQKESSIVAPFTAHATWGVLSDKQQLGTPQPIFKRIELPKND from the coding sequence ATGAATCTAGTGAATAAAACTTCAAAAACCTTTGCTCTGACTACACCTCTATACTATGTAAACGATGTTCCCCATATTGGCAGTGCTTACACCACAATGGCTGCGGATGTAGTAGCCAGGTTTCAACGCTTATTAGGAAATCAGGTACTGCTGATTACGGGTACAGACGAACATGGACAAAAAATTCAGCGTTCAGCAGCAAGTTTAGGAAAACCACCACAGGAGTTTTGTGATCAAATTGTACCCAGTTTTATTAACTTGTGGCAGGTTCTGAATATTCAATATGATCGCTTTAGTCGCACTACTGCTTTAAACCATCACGCAATTGTTAAAGAATTCTTCCAACGAGTTTGGGAAAATGGCGACATTTACCAAGGACAACAAAAAGGCTGGTATTGTGTATCCTGCGAAGAATTTAAAGAAGAACGGGAACTGTTAGACGGCAAACGATGCCCCATACATACTACCAAGGAAGTAGAGTGGCGAGACGAGCAGAATTACTTTTTCCGTTTATCGAAGTATCAAAGCCAGCTAGAGGAATTTTACCAGTGTAGGGCAGATTTTATCCAGCCTGCAAGTCGGCGCAATGAAGTCCTCAACTTTGTTAGTCAAGGTTTACAAGACTTTTCGATTTCACGGGTAAATCTCGATTGGGGTTTTCCAGTACCTGTAGATCCCAAACATACCCTTTATGTCTGGTTTGATGCCCTGTTGGGTTATGTGACAGCATTATTAGAACCAGATGCAGAAGCGACTTTAGCCAATGCTTTGGAAAAATGGTGGCCAATTAATCTGCACCTCATAGGTAAAGATATATTGCGTTTCCATGCTGTTTACTGGCCTGCAATGCTGATGTCAGCTGGTTTACCTTTACCAGAGCGAGTTTTTGGGCATGGATTTTTGACTAAAGATGGTCAAAAAATGGGGAAAACTCTGGGTAATACCCTTGATCCTATTTCATTAGTCGAACGTTATGGTAGTGATGCCGTTCGTTATTACTTCCTTAAGGAAATCGAATTTGGCAAGGATGGAGATTTTAATGAAATTAGGTTCATTAATGTTTTGAATGCAGATTTGGCAAATGATTTAGGTAATTTGTTGAATCGCACTTTGAACATGGTGAAGAAATACTGCGCTGGTAAAGTTCCATCAATCGATCCAGAAGTTATTCCCGCCGAGAATGCTTTAAAAGCGATTGGTTTGGGGTTAGGGGAGAAAGTGAAACAAGCATACACAGCTTTAGCTTTCAATGAAGCTTGCCTAACTGTGCTGTCTCTTGTGCAAGCCAGCAACAAGTTTATAGATGAACAAGCTCCTTGGTCATTATATAAACAGGGAAAACAGGAAGAAGTGGAAGCGGTGCTGTACACGGTTCTCGAATCTGTGAGACTAGCAGCTTATCTCCTATCTCCCATTATTCCCAACATTAGCAGCGATATTTATCAGCAACTAGGCTGGGGAATCAATTTTAACGATCAGAAAGAAAGTTCAATTGTTGCGCCTTTTACTGCCCATGCAACGTGGGGCGTACTATCAGATAAACAACAGTTGGGTACACCCCAACCAATTTTTAAACGGATAGAACTACCAAAAAACGATTAA
- the lptC gene encoding LPS export ABC transporter periplasmic protein LptC, which translates to MQNQQGGNHGREHSQLQRGSKSNSPRFYSSDNFQLPINLYSLPLTLLLLIGLFSCGNPSSTKPEQDGSATQNTDSKLTFFGVALEQFDEEGRPIWKVKAKEAKYTKETEIGEAQNPDGELYQDGKIVYTIKAETADIKQDGKQLFLKGKIVATDPRNGTVLQGNELEWRPQEDLLIVRNQFNANHQQLKATAQEARVKTREQRVEFSGKVVATSADPQLQMRTEHLIWQIKEEKLIGDRPIEIDRYQVNKITGRGRGNAAEVNLKTKIATLEPKAQLDLLEPPMQITSNSMTWNINQEIVKANAPVRVFHQAENVTVTGNKAEMKIPQKTVYLTGNVNAVGQRRQSLKSNQLTWYLEKKLLEAQGNVVYRQVEPPLNFQGTTAVGNLETENIVVKGGGSGNRVVTEIIPQDIGQ; encoded by the coding sequence ATGCAAAATCAACAAGGCGGGAATCATGGGAGAGAACATTCACAACTTCAGAGGGGAAGTAAATCCAACTCCCCCCGCTTCTATTCATCTGATAATTTTCAATTGCCCATAAATTTGTATTCTCTGCCTTTAACTTTATTGTTGTTGATTGGGTTATTTTCCTGCGGTAATCCATCTTCTACCAAACCAGAACAGGACGGTTCAGCTACGCAAAATACCGATAGTAAGTTGACTTTTTTCGGTGTTGCTTTAGAACAATTTGATGAAGAAGGAAGACCAATTTGGAAAGTTAAAGCTAAAGAAGCCAAGTATACCAAAGAAACAGAAATTGGTGAAGCTCAAAATCCAGATGGTGAACTTTACCAAGATGGCAAAATAGTTTACACCATTAAAGCAGAAACAGCTGACATTAAGCAAGATGGTAAGCAACTATTTCTCAAGGGAAAGATTGTGGCTACAGATCCTCGTAATGGTACTGTCTTGCAAGGTAATGAGTTAGAATGGAGACCTCAAGAAGATTTATTGATTGTTCGCAATCAATTCAATGCTAATCATCAACAATTAAAAGCCACGGCCCAGGAAGCAAGGGTAAAAACGCGTGAACAACGGGTAGAATTTTCCGGAAAAGTAGTTGCTACATCTGCTGATCCCCAACTGCAAATGCGAACTGAACATTTAATTTGGCAAATTAAAGAAGAAAAATTAATTGGCGATCGCCCCATCGAAATTGACCGTTATCAAGTTAATAAAATAACTGGACGTGGTAGAGGAAATGCCGCAGAAGTTAACTTAAAAACAAAAATTGCTACTCTTGAACCCAAAGCCCAGCTAGACTTACTAGAACCACCTATGCAGATAACTAGTAACTCGATGACCTGGAACATTAATCAAGAAATTGTCAAAGCAAATGCCCCTGTGCGTGTTTTTCACCAAGCTGAAAATGTGACAGTAACTGGCAATAAAGCAGAAATGAAAATACCACAAAAAACCGTTTATTTAACTGGTAATGTGAATGCAGTTGGTCAACGTCGTCAGTCTTTAAAATCAAATCAACTCACTTGGTATTTAGAGAAAAAATTACTAGAAGCTCAAGGAAATGTAGTTTATCGTCAAGTTGAACCACCATTGAATTTTCAGGGTACAACAGCAGTTGGCAATCTGGAGACAGAAAATATTGTTGTTAAAGGTGGTGGTTCGGGTAATAGAGTCGTAACGGAAATTATTCCCCAAGATATTGGTCAGTAG
- a CDS encoding COP23 domain-containing protein: MSSQPLQYLFLSSLSLSLFIGNSLAFAQTDSVVVPTVPSGSTTTVPSGSSTNIPTSTPVDTSTRFSCQYYNGRYTVMYQPQSQAGQFFAWAAPQSLGGGWTPQNRCEAIANRLELYRPDGLQELQIARENNENIICVTTEANPGCRIVLTVPRDKDPYAIRSSIFSNLATADNGQQTTAVNTYANRGRGGVNELYNLGRTLLGGNSQASSSRNGINLKPFLAPEDGGTATKLRNGVSIGRQSQPQKGSILNPRLFR, encoded by the coding sequence ATGTCTTCACAACCGCTTCAGTATTTATTTTTGAGTAGTCTGAGCTTATCCTTGTTTATTGGTAATTCCCTAGCCTTTGCCCAAACCGATAGTGTTGTTGTTCCCACAGTACCATCAGGCTCAACAACAACAGTACCATCAGGTTCATCCACCAATATACCCACTTCCACCCCCGTTGACACCAGCACCAGATTTAGCTGTCAATATTACAACGGTAGATACACTGTTATGTATCAACCCCAAAGTCAAGCAGGTCAATTTTTTGCTTGGGCAGCACCTCAATCTTTGGGTGGTGGTTGGACTCCTCAAAATCGTTGTGAGGCGATCGCTAATCGGTTAGAATTATACCGCCCAGACGGCTTACAAGAACTGCAAATAGCTAGAGAAAATAACGAAAATATTATCTGTGTCACCACTGAAGCTAACCCCGGTTGTCGCATTGTCCTCACAGTACCACGGGATAAAGACCCCTACGCCATCCGCAGTAGTATCTTCAGCAACTTAGCTACCGCAGACAACGGACAGCAAACCACAGCTGTTAATACCTATGCTAATCGTGGTAGAGGGGGAGTAAACGAATTATACAATTTAGGTCGCACGCTTTTGGGTGGTAATAGTCAGGCTAGTTCCTCCAGAAATGGTATTAATTTAAAACCTTTCTTAGCACCTGAAGATGGTGGTACAGCTACTAAGCTGCGAAATGGGGTATCAATTGGTCGTCAGTCCCAACCACAAAAGGGTAGTATATTGAATCCCCGGTTATTTAGATGA
- a CDS encoding NYN domain-containing protein, producing MLNNLENDSIFTPEQVLENRGRVAIFIDGSNLFYAALQLGIEIDYTKLLCRLTGGSRLLRAFFYTGVDRTNEKQQGFLLWMRRNGYRVIAKDLVQLPDGSKKANLDVEIAVDMMALVDSYDTAVLVSGDGDLAYAVNSVSYRGVRVEVVSLRSMTSDSLINVSDRYIDLEAIKEDIQKTPRQSYPYRPLSSMGFLDDHRDSEGHLEIPE from the coding sequence ATGTTGAATAATTTGGAAAATGACTCTATTTTTACGCCGGAACAGGTTTTAGAAAATCGGGGTCGTGTGGCTATATTTATTGATGGCTCCAATTTATTTTATGCAGCTTTACAATTAGGAATCGAAATTGATTACACTAAGCTTTTATGCCGGTTGACTGGGGGATCAAGGTTATTGCGGGCTTTTTTCTACACTGGTGTAGACCGGACAAATGAGAAACAGCAGGGGTTTTTGTTGTGGATGCGTCGCAATGGTTATCGAGTCATCGCTAAGGATTTGGTACAACTGCCAGATGGCTCAAAAAAAGCTAACCTAGATGTGGAAATAGCTGTTGATATGATGGCGCTGGTCGATTCCTATGATACCGCAGTTTTAGTTAGTGGTGATGGCGATTTGGCTTACGCTGTAAATTCGGTCAGCTATCGTGGTGTCAGGGTTGAGGTGGTGAGTTTAAGGTCTATGACCAGTGATAGCTTAATTAATGTAAGCGATCGCTATATTGATTTAGAAGCCATCAAAGAAGATATTCAAAAAACACCCCGTCAAAGTTATCCCTATCGCCCATTATCTAGTATGGGGTTCTTGGACGACCATAGAGATAGTGAAGGACATTTAGAAATTCCAGAATAA